A genomic window from Gossypium hirsutum isolate 1008001.06 chromosome D10, Gossypium_hirsutum_v2.1, whole genome shotgun sequence includes:
- the LOC107915974 gene encoding monothiol glutaredoxin-S2, whose protein sequence is MERVTKLASEKPVVIFSKSSCCMSHTIKTLFYDFGVNPAIHELDEISGGREIEQALLRLGCNPSVPAVFIGGELVGGANEIMSLHLSRSLIPMLRRVGGLWV, encoded by the coding sequence ATGGAGAGAGTGACAAAGTTGGCATCCGAGAAGCCGGTGGTGATTTTCAGCAAGAGTTCGTGTTGCATGTCCCACACCATCAAAACCCTTTTCTACGACTTCGGGGTTAACCCTGCTATACACGAGCTCGATGAAATCTCCGGAGGACGTGAAATTGAACAAGCTCTCTTGAGGCTCGGTTGTAATCCTTCCGTTCCGGCTGTCTTCATTGGTGGTGAACTAGTTGGTGGAGCTAATGAGATCATGAGTCTTCATCTTAGTCGATCCCTAATTCCAATGCTTAGACGAGTTGGAGGCCTTTGGGTTTAA